The Engraulis encrasicolus isolate BLACKSEA-1 chromosome 22, IST_EnEncr_1.0, whole genome shotgun sequence genome includes a region encoding these proteins:
- the LOC134438565 gene encoding uncharacterized protein LOC134438565, with product MSLKKDRFHLSKQQKQYHEHCCVPMCSASSTYNGVLSFHAFPSDLEIRKRWLVNIRREKFVPTPHTKVCSLHFLKEQTISPKTESGKRRLQRGAVPVLFQWNNYTKPPPRVSVWERVQPVNTAEPTADDQAMECAHTPPGDDHDYPKAPEAAFLDMALDRIKELEETNEALVKQLMELKICNTFALERFIQSEASIRLYTRFPNYRQFMLFWEMIEPAVHKMVRASRAKAAERRNEEVTSVRPAHMRQALQPIEELFLFLMYLSAGYTELDLANRFNISTSTVSRIICSWTNFLYTLLGSASIWMEAEDVKAYLPDDFKEFSDTQIIADCTELKCQTPSSPVIQSEMYSTYKSHCTMKALIGIAPHGPITFISSLYEGSISDKEVFRKSGLSDLLTEDVAIMVDKGFLINDLVKCKVYCPPFLKRSSQMSAPSVLKTQKIASLRVQVERVIRRIKENTIFETVVPLSIVGSINEMFAVACLLSNYQNKDLVKRWAK from the exons ATGAGTCTTAAAAAGGACCGCTTTCATCTAAGCAAGCAACAGAAACAATATCATGAACACTGTTGTGTGCCGATGTGTTCGGCATCATCGACATATAATGGCGTATTGAGCTTTCACGCGTTTCCAAGCGATTTAGAGATAAGGAAGAGATGGCTCGTCAACATCCGACGCGAAAAGTTTGTCCCCACACCCCACACGAAGGTATGCAGCCTGCATTTCTTAAAAGAGCAAACAATATCGCCTAAAACAGAGTCAGGAAAGAGGAGATTACAGAGAGGAGCTGTCCCGGTACTGTTCCAGTGGAACAATTATACAAAGCCACCACCGAGGGTGAGTGTTTGGGAGAGGGTGCAGCCGGTAAACACGGCAGAGCCAACAGCTGACGATCAAGCGatggagtgcgcacacacaccacctggtGATGACCACGATTACCCCAAAGCACCAGAGGCAGCATTCCTGGACATGGCCCTCGACAGGATCAAGGAATTGGAAGAGACCAACGAAGCCCTAGTAAAACAATTAATGGAATTGAAAATTTGTAATACATTTGCCCTGGAAAGATTCATCCAGTCCGAGGCCAGCATCCGACTCTACACAAG ATTTCCAAATTATCGTCAATTCATGCTTTTTTGGGAAATGATCGAACCAGCTGTGCACAAGATGGTTCGTGCATCCAGGGCCAAAGCTGCTGAGAGGAGGAATGAAGAAGTGACATCTGTCCGTCCTGCCCACATG AGACAGGCATTGCAACCCATTGAAGAGCTCTTCCTTTTCCTGATGTACCTGTCCGCTGGTTACACTGAGCTGGACTTGGCGAACAGATTcaacatctccacctccaccgtaAGTCGCATTATCTGTTCCTGGACCAACTTTCTGTACACCCTCCTGGGCTCAGCGTCCATCTGGATGGAGGCTGAGGATGTGAAAGCTTACCTTCCTGATGACTTCAAGGAGTTTTCAGACACTCAGATAATAGCGGACTGTACAGAGCTAAAATGCCAAACTCCATCCTCCCCGGTCATTCAAAGTGAGATGTACTCAACCTACAAATCTCACTGCACAATGAAAGCCCTTATTGGGATAGCCCCCCATGGCCCTATCACCTTCATCTCTTCACTCTACGAGGGCTCAATAAGTGATAAAGAGGTCTTTAGGAAGTCAGGGTTAAGTGACCTCCTGACAGAGGATGTGGCCATTATGGTTGATAAAGGATTTCTTATTAACGACTTGGTGAAATGCAAGGTGTACTGTCCGCCTTTTCTCAAAAGGTCTTCCCAGATGTCAGCACCCAGTGTTCTTAAAACACAGAAAATAGCCAGTCTCAGAGTGCAAGTTGAGCGTGTTATCAGACGGATCAAAGAGAATACGATTTTTGAGACTGTTGTACCTTTATCCATTGTAGGCAGCATAAATGAAATGTTTGCAGTGGCTTGCCTGCTTAGCAACTATCAGAACAAAGACCTGGTCAAGAGATGGGCTAAGTAA